Genomic DNA from Vanrija pseudolonga chromosome 3, complete sequence:
CTTCCAGCTGGGACCGAAGCGTCAGGTTATGGGGCGTCTTTGGGCGCTCCCGTGAGAGCGAGCCGATCACTGTCAGCTCGGAGGCTACAGCCCTCGCCTTCCGACCGGACggcaaggagctcgccgtcaccacccTCGACGGCCAGATCAGCTTTGTGGacgttgccgagggcgaAATCAAGAGCGTCATCGAGGGCAGGAGAGATATCTCGGGTGGtcgcaaggccgaggacagGATGAGCGCCGCCAACAATGCCGCGTCAAAGTACTTCAACTCGGTCTGCTGGACGGCCGACGGTAGCTGCGTCATTGCCGGCGGCAGTTCCAAGTACGTGGTGATCTACGACCGTGCGGACGGTGTCATGGTCAAGAAGTTCCAGATCTCGGAGAACCTCTCACTGGACGGCACGCAGGAGATGCTCGActcgaggaggttgacgGAGGCTGGCTCATTGGATGCTCTCGACGACAATGGAAACGCGTCGGACCTCGAGGACCGTCTCGACAACTCCCTGCCCGGAGCCCAGAAGGGCGACCTCAGCAAGCGCAAGTACAAGCGCGACGCTCGCACCAACTGTGTGCGGTTCAGCGCCACTGGCCGGTCATGGGCGGCCGCCAGCACCGAAGGATTGCTCCTCTACTCTCTGGACGAGAGCACAACATTCGACCCGATCGACCTGAGCCTCGACCTGACACCGGAGAGCACGCTCGAGACcctcgccaagggcgagcacCTGATCGCGCTGGTCATGGCGCTGCGGTTGAACGAGAAGCCCCTTATCCAGAGGGTGTACGAGTCGATCCCGGCCGCTGAAGTGCGTCTCGTGGCGCGCCAGCTGCCCACGGTCTACGTCCAGCGTCTGCTGTCGTTCATTGCTGAGCACGCCGAGTCGTCACCCCACGTCGAGTTTGACCTTgtgtgggtggcggcgaTGCTCACATCGCACGGACGGTGGCtcaaggagcgcaaggccgagaacgCGTCCGTGTTCCGTGCGCTGCAGAAGAGCGTGCAGGCGTGGGAGAGCAGCGTTGCCAAGCAGTGCAACGACAACTCGTTCACGCTGTCGTATCTCATCTCGCAATCGAAGCGGGCCGAGGTATCAAATGGCAACGAGAACGGTGGCATTGTCTACTAGGTATTATCAGGGTTCAGGTTTAGAGAGAGGCATATGCATTGATAGCACAAGCATTGACTTTGACAGTGTGTCTAGGATTAATATTACAGCATATCTACGTGGGGGAGAACTTGGACCTGGCGCGCAGGGCCGGGCCGTACTTGATGAGCACGAACGGGATGGGTGCCATGGCGAGGgcaaggaaggcgaggagaCACGACGCCCACTGGGTCCCGAGCTTGTCGTACATCTGGGACGCGAAGAGGGGGAAGCCAGCACCAAAGGAGGCACGCACGACGGTGGCGCCTGCGAGGGCACTTGCCGCGACCCAGAGGTACGAGTCGATAATGTAGTTGAATAGGCCGACAAAGATTGTCTGGACAGAGaagccgagcagcgcggtAGCGAGGACGGGCGAGATCCAGTGGACGGACGGGTACGAAGTCCACGCGAACCAGAACATggagatggcgaggacgacggaCGTGAGGCGGGAAGCGAGGAGGCGGACTTCTGGCGCTGGCTTTTCCGGGGCGATAGACTTTACATACTTGCGGTAGTGGCGGTCCGTGAAGAGGATGTAGATGACAGCGGCAACGTTGCCGCCCATgaagaagccgaggaaggcgacgcCGTTGGTCGCGGCATTGAAGTGGTGGTTCTTGATGAAGACGAACGGGAAGGCCTCGAACAGCAGGTAGATGATGCCGTAGATGAAGCTCATGTAGATTGTGATTGCCATGAGCATgggctcgagggcaagaatGACAAACGGCTTGAGGAGGATGTCGTTGACGCGCTTGGCCCACGActgcgcggggcggcgctcAAGCGGCGCGTACCACCTGTCGTCGCCCGtctccttgcgcttctgcTTTGCGATCCGGACGAGGATCGTGGGCGGGTACGTCTCGGGGAGCGTGAAgacgatgagcgcgaggcaTGCGCCGGCGAAGATCGTGAGGACCCAGTACAGCCAGCGCCAGTTGGTGTGCGTAGTCTGGATGAGGCCGCTGACGATGGGCGCGATCGACGGGCCAGCGAAAGGCGCGACGGCGAACAGGCCCATCGCGGGGCCGCGGTCAGCGGGGTGGTAGATGTCGGCGAGGCATGCGCCCGAGTTggtcagcggcgccgcggcgaacGTGCCACCAAGGAAGCGGAAGACGAGGATAGAGGCCGTGTTGCGCGACAGCGCACACCCCACCTGGAAGCCAGTGTAGAAGACAAAGCTGATGATGAAGATGATCCGCCGGCCATACACCTCGCTCAGGGGGCCCCAGAGGATCGGGCCGAGGATGTACCCGGCGACAAAGAGCGAGATGCACAGCACGGCGACCTCGTTCGAGATGCGGAAGTAGGCCTTGACGTCCTGCGTGATAcccgagggcgccgaggacgcaaAGGACGAGTTGAAGACGAGGCCAGAGGTCAGGATCGTGATGTACCACTTGCGTGCGGACGACCAGTTCTGGGGGCGTGTTAGCCACAGACAGCTGTTGTTTGCCACGCAGGGCAGAGTGGCGCCGCCCACCTTTGGGTTACgcttgtcgccctcgtcaaACGTCACGACCCAGgggtcctcgccgtcctcaaTCTTCTGCTCGAGCACCTGGTTctcctgcgcctcggcgcggctgcgcgcgggcgagaggcccagctcggcgtcgtagCCCTCtgggctggcgccgccgaacGGCCCGACATACGGCGGATCGGAGAGCGGCACGTCGACGTGGTGGTGCGGCTTGGGCGaggtggcagtggcggctggcgaggtcgccttctccttgtcctttTCTGTAATCACGGCCGTGACGTCCGTCGCGACCGAGTCGCCCTGGCTCACGCGCCGCTCAGCCTCGAGGTGATGCTGCTGGTCTTTGGTGTCTGACATTGGGTGTGGGGTAGAGtggagcgccgcgtcgcgccgcgctgtcTAGCGCCAGGCTTTATACCTGCGCGCAGCACGAAGCAGCACGAACGAGGCCGAACCAACATGCCGCCCCcgtgccgcagccgccggcagACACCGCAGACTAGCATGCCCGAGGGTTACCAAGCTTGTGCTTTGGCACACATGTAAAGCGCAAGGCACGCGGTGACCAACTCGAGCCACCACGTCGTGTGGTGTTGATGCGGCCGTGGAATGTTCGGACTCGCGGGGCCGAGCCGTCGTCCGGCCAATTTGCGGTGACTTTGGACATGTCCTCCGCATATAGATCTACCGTTTCAGGTCGGCATCACCGACACTTAGAGTTCAGCTAGTCAGTTGGCCCCCTCAAGTGCAAGTGACCGCCGGCGCGTCACAAGCTGCATGCTATGTAGTAATCGCTCTGTCATGCGACTGCCCAGGTGTTGTTGTATCAACAGCGAGCTCCAGTCATCCACTCCGAACTCCACCCCCGCGCCTAACTCTGCCGCTGTGAGCCCGACAGCGACACGCGGTCAACGCGGTCCAGCACAATCGGTCCAGACGCAGCGCGACTGGGAAGGAAAGGCCCGCTGGCTCTCTCGACCACAACAGCCTTGGCCGGCGCAAAcgttgccgaggccggcgtcgacatggGTGACGATGCCGCCGGAGTTATGGGCCGGTCAGAGTCCACGTCcatgctgtcgtcgccgtccccgtGGCCATTggcgtagtcgtcgtcgttgtcatCCACACCGAACATCTCGTCCAGGATCTGTgagccgccgcgcggcgtgtcCTGGGTCAAGCTGCCCGACGGCGTAGAGGCGCTCTTTCCAGGCGTGGCTGATGGCGTCGAGTCGTTCTTCGCGGGCGACCAGTGAGTTTGCGAGCTCGACTCTGTCTTGCGAGGGTCTTTCAacttgcccttggccttgagcttcttgagcACCTTGTGCGCATACTCCTTGGTGAACGCCTTgatcttggccttcttctcctcggaGAGCGAGGGGTGACGATGGGCAGTGTACGAGTGGCCACGCTTCTCCTTGTCCACAAGAATCATCGTGCACTGAAATGTTAGCTCAGGAAACTCAAGCATGAGCTTACCTCCTTGGCGTAGCGCTTGAACGTCTCGTGCTCCATCTGCTCCTTGTACTTGGACATGGAGCggacgaccacctcgccgacaagcttGGCCAGCCGCTTCTCCTTTCTCGCCTCGTCCTCAGCAGCGCTGCGGTGCGAAGTCTTCTGCCGTTTTCTAGGCTCAGAGCTTTCACCGACATCGCGCCCAGAACCCCAACCTGCCGAAGCCGGCGACTtgtccgacgacggcgccgataCTGTCATGAACTGCGACTGCTGCGCCATGGCAatgatggcctcgagcttggactTGTTGCTCGCTGCAGTGGATGGAGGTGGCGCccttggcggtggtgggggtggcggACGGTGCCGTATTGGCGGTGGCGGTCCACGACGGACAGGGGCAACCTCGAATCGGATTGTCGCCGTGTTGACGAGATCGTCCATTGCCACATGGCGGGGGTAGGTCAcagcgtcgggctcggcaaTAATCGTGGTGTACAGCGagtcgtccgtgtcgagctgGAGAGtcagctcctcgtccataAGCTCGTAGCCTAACTCACAGAAGCAATCTTGTGTACACGCGGGATCTTGTACGACAGCTCAATGCCCGACCAGTACTCGAGCAGGTGCTTGGCGATgccagccagctcggcgtcgctgccctcgctcaAGATCTTGACAGGCTCCTGGATGTTCGAGTCCTCGACCTTGTTGCGGATCGTCAACTTCCAGCGATCCATGCTCTCCAGTGCGAGGAGGACAATGTCGCGATTGTCGGCCATGTCGGTGAGAATCATGGTCATGAGACTGAAGCCGTGCATCCGCATCAGCTGTCGCTGGACCACGGGTTCGTCGGTCatctggtgggtcagcatTGTCCAATGGTTGACTACTCACCTTGAcacgctcgagcaggcggcccATCATGCGCGGGTTCTCCATCGACTGCCGCATCGCCGCAGCGACCTTGGGCACGTCGTTCTCCTGCATGGGATGCAGGACGGGctggcggtgtcagctgAATCTCAAGAACTTCAAAGCTACTCACCACGTAGTCCTCGTCCAGTTGcctggccttcttcttccgACTGCCCTTCATGCCCTGTGCCACAACCTCGTCGAGAATACCGAGGGCTGAGGAATGTCAGTCACGTGCCCTAGCCAGATCTCGATTATTCCACGCCTACTCACCATCGAGGAAGAGgtcgtcgatgccgccgacgtcTGTCTGCGTCTTGCCACCGATAAACCCAACACAGTTGGGCTCGCCGCAGTAGCATATTTGCGCCTCGTGGCTGCGGGAGGCGTTAGACCATGCAAATCACCCCGTGCCGCACTCACCCATAGCGGTCAACATTGTAGTTGAAGgtcacctcctcccccttTAGCACGTCCCGCTTTGTGAAGATGCCCATGCGCATACGGCGGCCCACGACCCACTTCTGCACCTCACAGTTGGGGTTGCACGAGTGGTTTGCAAAGCGCCCGATGCCGCCCTTCTTGGTCGCGTCGATGTACTCCTCCTTCTGGAGCATCATAAAGTAGAAGTGCTTGATGCCCTCCTCTGCGTAGTCCGCCATGCGCTTGCGGAACGTCTTCTCAATGACCACTTCGCCGATGTACTCGTAGATGAGTGCGCCGCTGGGCTTGTCAGCCGTGTCACTTCTCAGCCGCATCCACTCACGCTGGTATAAATGTTGCTGCGCGCAACCCGAAACCCTTCTTCTCCGTCTGCACAATGTCCACCCTGGCATGTTGTCTCTTGGAAAACCTAGAGCGTCAGCCCACGACCAACACGGCACCACGCACCTCTGGTTCTGGCAGTGCTTGCCTGCGCGACACTCGCCCGCCAGACACTCTATAAAGATTGCGCGGTTGATGCATCCCGAGTCAGGCCCGCATGCTGTGCCGTTTGGGTCGTCTGCGCGGCAGCGTGTCAGCCTGTGCCAGCCCCTTCCGTGTTCCACCCTCGCCCACCGAACTAACCGGGATCATAAACACAGTCGCAGACCATCATCTCGTCCTGTTCGCGGCTCAGGCCGAGGTCTTTGCGCTCGTACACGCAgcgctcgaggtcctcgaacgtcgcgtgcgcgtcgtcccACGCGTCGGGCAGATCGTCGAtcagccgcggcggcgggggcggggtgcgttcgcgccgccgtccgccgcgcccgccgccgcctggcgtgctcacggcgctcgagctcgcctgGCGGCTCGACTCGCCAGGCTTgtggtcctcctcgtcgtctagCTCGAGCGGAGGGAGAGGTTTtcgctcgggctcgggcgacTCGGTGCCCCAGCGAAactcgggcggcgaggctgaTCGCGACCGCTTGACGGGCGAGCCGGACCGCGACGACTCgggaagcggcggcgtgggcggtCTCTCGCGACTTGCTGCGctgccgctcgacgcggcctcgagcttgacggcccgcgccgcgtcggcgggagAAGGCGCTTcgtccttgatctcgtcTTTGATCTCAGACATGTTTCCAGCCCATGAATGCCTGCGCGGGGATGTAAGCATGGATATGCGCGtgagggcggcgtcgtgaCGTACTCGGGCGTCCCGATGCACTCGATTGCAGTGGTCTATGCTTGTTGATGCACAAGTGAGTGATGGAGAAAAGATGTTTGATCGCAGTCCGAgttgggcggcgacggtcaGAGCCGTTTGTCACCAAATAACCAGGGTCGTTGCAGTGAGTGCAACGAACGGgtgggccgacgacgcgcgcgtggtgGACGGAcgggtggcagcagcagacaACCAACAGCGAGCGGGACGACACAACCACGGCATCTGCGACTCGTGACATTGACTCCATCAACTACCAAGACATGGATGGCACTGTGCACCCAGGCCCACAATGAAATGCAAAACAACATGGTCAACCGGCTTGCGCGCCGACAGATCTCCTCCTTTGTCATCAACACGCCATCAACGCCAGCCCTCCGACGTTGTCCACTGCCCAGACCCCGATCTTGTCATTCCGTTCGGTCCAGCAGACGCCGTGGGGGTGGACTCGCGCTCTCCTCGCTCGGGTACGAGCGTCTCGGCGGTGTCCTCGCGCTTCCTCCGCACAGTCATGTCAAAGCTCTCCTCGGACGGCTTGCGCCCAACCTTCCAccacttcttcttctccgccgtcggcgacccCGACGATCCCGTGCTGACCGTCGACGATATCGAGCCATTGCTGCGCGCACGCCGGTGGCGTGCGAGCTCATAGTGCCCAGGGATGCCACCATTCGGCGTGTCTCCAGACAGCGCGTTCCGGACCTGTAACTCGATGCTCTCGGGGCTCAAGGTCTTGTCGCGGTCCTGGAACTGTAGCTCTTCGGTGGCGATGCGTGCAACAGGAGCAGGGACGGTCGACTTGGGAGGAGGGGTATGGAAGCTGCCTGGAGGAGAGTCGAACGGCGTGTCATACAGCGGCTGGGTAGGCTGAGGAGGAAGTGGTttctcgccgaggacggcaacTGGTCGTCGCTCGGTGGCCAGCGGCGTCACCTCCTGGTCCTCGGTCAAAGGGGCAagcgacggcgcgaccaCGGTCTTGAGTGGATCAAGAACACGCTGAATCGCCGCCACAGGCCCCGATGCaggagccggcggcggcggcgcagccgcctTCTCTGCTGGCAACTCCTTTACCCGCTGCTTTTCTGGCGAAGCCGCCTGGCGGCTATGGTGAGACCGGAAGCGCGGCTGCACCTCACTCTGTCTGATCTTGAGCCAGTTGAAGAAGTCCTCCGGGAGCTCGCGCACAACGTGGTCCTTGGGTGCTTTCCAGCCCAATGGCCTCGAAGAAGAGTGACTCGCGCGTGACATTGGCCTGGTGGCAACCGACCCATCAGGAAGGAGTGCGAGCTCGGACACCAAGCTGCGGTACGTGGCGTCCCGAGGTGGAGTCGCCAGGAGGTGCTCGACCGCAGTGGGCACCAAAAATGGGAGCATGAAACGgctgtcgagcagctccCCGAGCGACTCTGGTGCCGTCTGTGGAATCCAATCGGACAAAGCGATGCCGTCGTCAAACAGGTCATCGATGGACATTTCCGAGCTGcccgtcgcgtcgtcggtgccctGACCGCGCTGTGACTGGAGCTGCTTGACGCCAATGTTCATCCGTCGGCGGTCCCAGTCCCGTTGCAACTGCAGGAGGTACTGCATGCAGTCGTCGGCCATGTGGGGCTCATTGACCTCAAACCGGTAGTTTTGAACCGCTCGTCGCATCTGTAACGGATTGAGGCGGCGCAGCCCCTGGACTGTCGCGATCAACGTGTCAAACTGGTTGATCTGTGACGAGAATTGGAGCCACTGCAGAAGCTGCATCACCGGCTCCAAGTGCCTGGACGCGATTGCTGGTGGGAGGCCATTGTTGCGAGTAAAGTCCTCCAGCGCAGTGATGTTCATGCGGATCTGGAGGGCTTTTGTGCGGCAAAGGTACTTTTTGCGGGTGATGATGCGGTTGAAGAGCTCGCTCGAGATCCAGTAGAACACCTGCGAGAAGACCTGGACAATGAATGCCGGGTTGACTTCGTACAGCTGCAGGATGACAATCACGCAGTTGAGAATGTCGGATATTCTTCTTGGGTTGGGCCTGTCGCCAAACACGGCCTGGGCGCTGGCGATGCCGTTGGCGATGGCCTCTTTTGCGTCAGCCTTGGCGCTGTTGGCCGCGGCTTTGAGGTCGGAGATCGACTGGCGGGTGAGTGACCTCTGGCCCTTGGAATGCGAGCGGCGGTGAGCCCAATCGAGGTCCACGCGCCCGTCCGAGCTGTCGGGGACGTTGAAGACGGTCGAGCCTAAGGTCGACTTtgcgtccttcttcttggcaCCAAAGGGCGACCGGAAGAGGTTCCACTCGTCGGCAAAGCGCACGTCGTCAAAGTCTTCCAGCGACTCAAAGTCGAGCATGGCCTGGTCCATGATGTCGTCGATTTTGCGCTCGGCAATGCGGATGATGAACACTGGTGGGTCAGTCACGCAAAACAACGCGCAACCCACCATGAATCGCCCCGATCAGCTCCTCGGTCATGCTCAGCAGGCTGAGGTGCTCGCATGCCTGGCACAGCTCGGGGTCCGAGCGAACAAGGTAGAGCAGGAGCGTCAAGTTGTACTCccagaaggcgaggaaggcgaggtcGTCACCGTTTCCCTGTCTCGTCAGCGCCCTCCCGTGCCACATCAACCCACATAGACGCCACTCTCCACCCGCTCAATAGCGCCCTCGTACAGCTCCTCCAGCCACTCAATGTCGCACTGGTAGTAAGCGAAGCGCATGTACAGGAACAGTGCGTTGGCCGGGAGGCTGCGTTTCTCGACCGGCTGGCACGTCGGGCGGTAGTTGTTGATGAAGATCTCGTATATCGTATCCAGCTGAAAGCGCGAGAagacgaggtgctcggcaacggcgggcgggtcgtcgccctcgtcgtcggtaAGCATCGACTCGTCCTCATCTTCCTCTTCGTCCAGAATCCCCGtctcgtccttcttcttcggcgccgcgtcgggcgggtAGATAAAGTTCGGGTCGACCCCAATAATCTTAGCGCGCTCACGCACccagcgctcgcgctcggcggcgatgcgggcgcggccggcgcggcgctcggcacgggcggcCCGCGTCGCGAGGCGCACTCTTCTGCGTTCGAGCaacgcgcggcgctcggcgctgacaGGCTTGCTGCTCCGCGGCCGCtcccgctcgtcgtccacgtcgccgtcgcgcagtgGCACGGGACACGGGTCCAGTAAGAGCACCAAGCTCTCGCGTCCCTCCATCTCCACGATGAGGTCGTACGGCGTTAACCCCACGTCAGTGGTGGCTGCGGGGTCTGCCCCGCGATTGAGCAGCACCGAGACGATGTGCGGCGAggacagcagcgcggcgagatGGAGCGGCGTCCACCGGTGCTTGTCCCGCCCGCGATTAGGGCCGGCGTTTACGCCCCAccgggcgacgacgacgcgcaccgTCTCTTCGCGGTCGGGCTGGCCGCACGACGCCTGGATCGCCATGCCGACAATGCCccacccgtcgtcgtctttgagcgcagcgacctcggcgtcgagggtggTGGCCTGTGCGTGGAGGACGGGGTGGTgggagggcgggcgggcggcaggcgtgatggcgagggcCGATCAGAAGGCATACAGTACAAGGCCGCGAGGCGTCGTTCGAGATGGGCAGCATCGTGGGCGTAGGCGACGGGGTAGCAGATCAAGGATCAAGACGTCAGTGCACGCCCGAGCACAGACAGCGCCGCTGcagcgagccggcggcctagcactcacctcggcgccgcgcagctcaGCGAGCCAGgacacgagctcgacgtcagcgtgctcgacggcatACCTGAGCGCGGTGGGCAGGTcgggcgctgcgccgagcgcgtgtgggaagggtggtggtggtggtggtgcagcgcggggcctggggtgtgagcacTGTGTAGTTGGCCCAAGCAAGTCGTTGGCCGCCTCACATCCTTGGctgcgagctcgagcccgagctcgacgccgtcaccATCGCGACGTGTGTCTGCCGGCCAACGGGCACTGTTGTCGCCGGCAGGACCCAGCGCTACCTGCTGTTGCTTGAGCTtatgccgaggccgaggccgaccgtCCACGAGTTGAGGCGCTGgtgcgcgtgctgctgcggggtaCGCGGCGCGAAGAgcagagggaggagggggagggagcgtTGCGCGCGTGtatggtgctggtgctggtggtgcaATGCTGGCGatgtgtgtgttgtgtgattgttgatgttgatgttgcttgcttgctgtTGCGATGATGCGGCGGGCCAGGGCAGTAAGGGGAAATGATGGGTGTGTGGCCAGCCGGGGGATTGATTgcgcgtggcgcgcgcgggtgcgTGGCTACGGCGCGTGGCTGGGCCAGCTGGGTGCGGCGTATAACTTGGTTACGCGGCGAAGCCCTCCTCACACGAGTACTTGGTTGATTGCTTGCCTCCGAGTGCAATGTCGCAACAAGGATGTCTTGTCGAGTGAAACAGACATGCGtgtagcagcagcgacagctcGAGCCCGTTCCCCCCCACATGATCACCATGCACGACCCCCACCAAAGTAGGTACCCACACTCCACTTGCCGCCAATGTGAAACAACCGCGCCAAAGTTGGGTGGTGAGAGCCCATTACGACATTGTGATCGGGCAATGCCATTACCACCACCgatggcagcagcggcaacTTCATTGCATGGCATACACTTTCTATGCAATCGCACAACCAACTCTCCCACTTGATGGTACACTAAAGATGGAGACAAACACGCCGTGAAGCAAGACGAAGCAGCGGGGGGGATAGGTATAGCGAAACAAACAAACAGACGGAGAATGGGAAATGTCGAAAGACTATGGCGCGCCGCTCATCGCGCCGTTCATCAGGCTCAGCGCATGCACGAGTAGCGACTGGTCTACGCGCGTGGCCTTttcgagcgcagcgaggacCGTAGAGAAGCCACCAAGGTGCTTGAGGTAGAGTGTACTGAGCGAGTTCTCGGCACGCGTCGTCAAGCTCCCGAGGACTTCGATcaactcgtcctcggtgatgTTGTCGCGGATGCTCGGACCCAGAGCCGCGCTGATCGGCGCGGGGCGTGGAGGCGCCCCAGGACCAGTGGAGATGCTCTttctcgccgacgccaggcTCATCCGCTCTGGTGGCGGGAGTGCGGGGCTGTTGAGTGGGCCCGTTCTGTCGCCTGGCGGCGCAGGAGCATGCTGCAATGCGCACAGCGCCTCGAGACGGAGCACCAGAGCCGACAGCTGCCTCGCGTCCTCGATGTGCTTCTCGGACGCGTATGACCGCGCTTCGTTGACCTCGACGTTGGCACGCAAACCGGAGAAGAGCTCGAGACGACCCGACAGGGTCTTCGGGAACAGAACCGACAGCTTCTCGGGCACTGCACACGTTAGCGCCACAATTACGCCGCAACTCACCTTCTAGAcccttgagcttgcgctcgccgacctccttgATCTCAATACCGCCGATACGACGG
This window encodes:
- the SET2 gene encoding Histone-lysine N-methyltransferase, H3 lysine-36 specific; its protein translation is MSEIKDEIKDEAPSPADAARAVKLEAASSGSAASRERPPTPPLPESSRSGSPVKRSRSASPPEFRWGTESPEPERKPLPPLELDDEEDHKPGESSRQASSSAVSTPGGGGRGGRRRERTPPPPPRLIDDLPDAWDDAHATFEDLERCVYERKDLGLSREQDEMMVCDCVYDPACGPDSGCINRAIFIECLAGECRAGKHCQNQRVDIVQTEKKGFGLRAATFIPAGALIYEYIGEVVIEKTFRKRMADYAEEGIKHFYFMMLQKEEYIDATKKGGIGRFANHSCNPNCEVQKWVVGRRMRMGIFTKRDVLKGEEVTFNYNVDRYGHEAQICYCGEPNCVGFIGGKTQTDVGGIDDLFLDALGILDEVVAQGMKGSRKKKARQLDEDYVPVLHPMQENDVPKVAAAMRQSMENPRMMGRLLERVKMTDEPVVQRQLMRMHGFSLMTMILTDMADNRDIVLLALESMDRWKLTIRNKVEDSNIQEPVKILSEGSDAELAGIAKHLLEYWSGIELSYKIPRVHKIASLDTDDSLYTTIIAEPDAVTYPRHVAMDDLVNTATIRFEVAPVRRGPPPPIRHRPPPPPPPRAPPPSTAASNKSKLEAIIAMAQQSQFMTVSAPSSDKSPASAGWGSGRDVGESSEPRKRQKTSHRSAAEDEARKEKRLAKLVGEVVVRSMSKYKEQMEHETFKRYAKECTMILVDKEKRGHSYTAHRHPSLSEEKKAKIKAFTKEYAHKVLKKLKAKGKLKDPRKTESSSQTHWSPAKNDSTPSATPGKSASTPSGSLTQDTPRGGSQILDEMFGVDDNDDDYANGHGDGDDSMDVDSDRPITPAASSPMSTPASATFAPAKAVVVERASGPFLPSRAASGPIVLDRVDRVSLSGSQRQS
- the sorT_0 gene encoding Major facilitator-type transporter sorT encodes the protein MSDTKDQQHHLEAERRVSQGDSVATDVTAVITEKDKEKATSPAATATSPKPHHHVDVPLSDPPYVGPFGGASPEGYDAELGLSPARSRAEAQENQVLEQKIEDGEDPWVVTFDEGDKRNPKNWSSARKWYITILTSGLVFNSSFASSAPSGITQDVKAYFRISNEVAVLCISLFVAGYILGPILWGPLSEVYGRRIIFIISFVFYTGFQVGCALSRNTASILVFRFLGGTFAAAPLTNSGACLADIYHPADRGPAMGLFAVAPFAGPSIAPIVSGLIQTTHTNWRWLYWVLTIFAGACLALIVFTLPETYPPTILVRIAKQKRKETGDDRWYAPLERRPAQSWAKRVNDILLKPFVILALEPMLMAITIYMSFIYGIIYLLFEAFPFVFIKNHHFNAATNGVAFLGFFMGGNVAAVIYILFTDRHYRKYVKSIAPEKPAPEVRLLASRLTSVVLAISMFWFAWTSYPSVHWISPVLATALLGFSVQTIFVGLFNYIIDSYLWVAASALAGATVVRASFGAGFPLFASQMYDKLGTQWASCLLAFLALAMAPIPFVLIKYGPALRARSKFSPT
- the YPR089W gene encoding Dilute domain-containing protein, which produces MVTASSSGSSSQPRMYAVEHADVELVSWLAELRGAEATTLDAEVAALKDDDGWGIVGMAIQASCGQPDREETVRVVVARWGVNAGPNRGRDKHRWTPLHLAALLSSPHIVSVLLNRGADPAATTDVGLTPYDLIVEMEGRESLVLLLDPCPVPLRDGDVDDERERPRSSKPVSAERRALLERRRVRLATRAARAERRAGRARIAAERERWVRERAKIIGVDPNFIYPPDAAPKKKDETGILDEEEDEDESMLTDDEGDDPPAVAEHLVFSRFQLDTIYEIFINNYRPTCQPVEKRSLPANALFLYMRFAYYQCDIEWLEELYEGAIERVESGVYGNGDDLAFLAFWEYNLTLLLYLVRSDPELCQACEHLSLLSMTEELIGAIHVFIIRIAERKIDDIMDQAMLDFESLEDFDDVRFADEWNLFRSPFGAKKKDAKSTLGSTVFNVPDSSDGRVDLDWAHRRSHSKGQRSLTRQSISDLKAAANSAKADAKEAIANGIASAQAVFGDRPNPRRISDILNCVIVILQLYEVNPAFIVQVFSQVFYWISSELFNRIITRKKYLCRTKALQIRMNITALEDFTRNNGLPPAIASRHLEPVMQLLQWLQFSSQINQFDTLIATVQGLRRLNPLQMRRAVQNYRFEVNEPHMADDCMQYLLQLQRDWDRRRMNIGVKQLQSQRGQGTDDATGSSEMSIDDLFDDGIALSDWIPQTAPESLGELLDSRFMLPFLVPTAVEHLLATPPRDATYRSLVSELALLPDGSVATRPMSRASHSSSRPLGWKAPKDHVVRELPEDFFNWLKIRQSEVQPRFRSHHSRQAASPEKQRVKELPAEKAAAPPPPAPASGPVAAIQRVLDPLKTVVAPSLAPLTEDQEVTPLATERRPVAVLGEKPLPPQPTQPLYDTPFDSPPGSFHTPPPKSTVPAPVARIATEELQFQDRDKTLSPESIELQVRNALSGDTPNGGIPGHYELARHRRARSNGSISSTVSTGSSGSPTAEKKKWWKVGRKPSEESFDMTVRRKREDTAETLVPERGERESTPTASAGPNGMTRSGSGQWTTSEGWR